The Maridesulfovibrio salexigens DSM 2638 region CAAAAGAAAGGTTGCAGATAGGAACATCTATCCCGGCATCTCGCGCATCACGCACAAATGCTGCGCACGCCTCATAAGCCCCGACAGAAATTATTGCATCTGGATTGCCTTTTTTGATTATTTCAACCTGTTCCTGCATGGAGTCATTGAAAGAAGCACCTCGTCTGTATGTAGTTTCAGCAACTATATCCAAATCTTTTTCTTTAAGTGCTTTTCTAATGCCGTCCCATCCGCTTCTTCCATATGCATCAGCCTGATAAAACACAGCTATGCGATGACGTCCTATCATATAGAGGTTGTGGACTAATCCCCATGTTTCCTGCCTGTATGAAGCCCGCAGGTTGAAAACATATTCTTCGTAAGGAAACTCTCTTTGTGGCTGCGCCCCGGTGAAAGGAAAGAAAAGGAACTCCGGTTCTTGAGAATTGAAGTGCTTTATGACCGGAAGTACCCGGGTAACAGTTGGAGTACCAACGTAATTGAAAAGTGCGGTGACTTTGTCCTTTTCCACCAGTTTGATGGTGTTACGGATTGCAGGTTCCGGGTTATAGCCGTCATCCAAAAATTTGATGACGACCTTGTGTCCGTTTATTCCACCCTGAGCATTGATGTGGTTGAAATAGGCTGTTGATCCCCGGTAAAGTTCGATTCCCAATCCCTTACTCGGTCCGGTAAAGGCGGCGGACATTCCAAGCAGGAAGGTGTTGTGTTTGCCTGCGGAGGCTGGAGAGCTGAGCAATACGAAAGTCAGCAGGAGCAGTGCTAGCGTGGATAAGGCTTTGTGCATACCGGAAACCCCGGGGGTTTTACAGCCGTACCCTCATAAAAAGATAACTCGAAGGTCCGGCATTAGTTCATGTTGCTACGAGGTGTTTTGCAAAACCTCGTTGATACCGGACGGTCGAGATTAATCGATTCCGCTCCGGTTTCAATATCAGAAATTTTGGCGATGAACAGATCCACCAGATTCTGGTCCAGCTTTCCTTCCGCTGCTTCCAGTGCAAGAATTTTCAAGGCTCTTTCTTTGGGAGTGGCAGGTTTGTAGTGCCGTTCCTGAGTAATGGCATCATAAATATCTACAATTGCGAGAATTCTGCTCTGGATGAGGATGTCTTCAGCGAAAAGGCCTTCCGGGTAGCCTGATCCGTCAAGCCTCTCATGGTGCTGACCGATTATGGTCAGTAATTGAGAAAGGTCATCCTGAAAGGGGATATGTTCAAGAATGCGTTTGCTTTCTGCCGGGTGGCGTTCAATTTCCATACGCTCTTCTGCGGTAAGGTTGCCGCGGCGTACGGTCAAACATTTCCTCTCATCGGGCTGGAGCATGTGAATTGTAGAGCCGTTAACCTTGAATTTTACAGTGCTGATGCTGTCAACAAAGTCAAGATCCTCCTGAGCTGGGCTCAAGGATTGGTTGATTTGTTTGATGCGCTTATAGTCGTCTTCCCATTCATGCATGTGATGAATCCCGAAGAGTTTCAAGCGCATGCCGATTACGTCTACCATGGATTTCGGCAGACGTGTTTTCTTGGTCAGCACTTCTTCTTTGATACCGATTTTTCCAATATCGTGAAGGATGCCGGAATAGAAGATCTCCCGGAGGTGTTCATCTGAAAAATTAATGTAAGCGAATTTCGCGTTGTCGTTCGAGATCTGTCGGGCAAAGGAAACCGCAAGATGGGCTACGCGTTCGGAATGCCCAGCAGTAAAGGGGTCCCGCGCATCAATTGCTTCGGCCAGAGCTTTGAGCAGCGCATCCATGAGGACCCGGATGGATTCAAAGTTGTATGCGTTGCTGATGGAAATTCCGGCTACTGAGGAAAGTGTCGCCACATGCTTAAGATGAGCGGCGTTGAAAGCGTTTGGAGCGCATGAGGTCAGTACCAGTACTCCCTCGCAGACATTGGGAGAGGGGATAGGCATGATCAGCATGGATCGGATATTGGAGGACAGTTTCTCCCGGCAACGTGTGTCTTTGCTGACATCGTTGATAATTTCTCCGCGCAGGCTGGAGATGATGTCTTTAAATAATGAGCATTCAACTAGTTGTTGGGATTGGTCCACTGAAAAATTACCGAAGCTGTCAAAAACTGTGAAACCATCTTCTTCGGGCAGATAGACAGCGCCCATTTCCGCAGGCAGTGCTGAAGTCTTGCACTCGTTGGTCAGGGCGGTAATGACATCTTTCAGGCGCAGGGAATTGTTCAGTTCCACAATAGAACGGTGCAGCAGAGCCAGTTCCCTGTATTTGGATAGTGTTTCCTCTCCGATCAATCTTCGAGCGGTTTCGGATTCAATGTAGTTTGCTATGGCGAAAGATGTGAATTCCAGAACGGATTTGATGTGTTGCAGTTCCGGTTCGGAAAGATTGTCACGGTTTTGTATGAATGCTCCGAGACAAAGATTGTCTCCGGCTGGGTTCTTGACCGGGCTGAGAATTGTTTCTTCAAAAGAATGACGGACAGGCTCAGCGCAAAAAATAGGAGTTCCATCAATATAAACACAGAGCACCGACCCTTCAGGAAGAAGCGGAAGTGCCTTTTTCAAGAACGATTTCAGCTTTTTGGGCTTGATGATTTTTTTTAGCCGTATTTCCGGATTCAGTCCTGCATTCATAGTGGTGTAATCAGTCCTCAATGTTCAGGATGGATTTTGCTACCTCTAAAATTTCGTCCGGGTCGAAAGGTTTGGTCATATAGCGTTCCGCACCGAGTTCAAGCCCGTGCTTACGGTCTGCCTCCTGACCTTTAGCTGTCAGTAGAATAATTTTAACAGTCGAAAGAGCCGGATCTTCACGTACTGCCTGACACACTTCGTAGCCGTTCATGTAAGGCATCATGATATCCAGAAAAACCAGTTCCGGGCACTCTTCACGGATACAGTCCAGACCTTCCTCTCCGTTTTCTGCGGTCAGAAGCTCTACCCCGTGATCATCTTCCAGTTCTTCCAAAGTCTGTTCAAGAAGCATCCTGATGTGGACTTCATCGTCCACAACTAGAATCTTTCCGGCCATGAGTCCCCCCTCTTTGTTGCCAAATTGTGATCATATTTACATATTGTATTCAAAGTCGGCAAGGGTTAGGTTCGTGAAAATGGAAATTAATTTATTAATTGTGAATGCAGTGTGTAATGTATGTAAAAGTAAGGAAATACTCACTGGATGCAGTAGTGACGTTTAGCCGGAAATAATATATTCTGAAATATGTCAGCCTGTTCTTGTTTGGGGCTTGCATAAATTTCTATCAATAGCATAATTAGTTGTATGATACAGTCCAAAGTCGATTCTAGATTTCTGGGAACTATTCAGGATACGTTCCACGGTTTGCCGCCCATGCCGGAGCCGGTAAAGAATTTTTTTATGTTTCTTGCTGCAGGTTTCTTGCTGCTTTTGATAGGTTATTGGCTTAAAAGGTACGGCGCTAAAAAATTTCTTTTTGATTTGTTGAAAAAAACACCTTTGGGTCTTCATGTGGAAGACAAAGACCAAGAAGGTCGAAGCGGGGGAGCGGCTGGAAATCTAAGCCGTAGTGGAGAACCCTGGAAGGTTACAAGTGATCGGGATATTCTTGATAAGCTGGTTATGAGTCAGATGCAGGTGGATGTTCTTGTCGAGCGTTCCGGCCAGCGTTCTCTGGCTGCAGTTGTAAATGCGGCCGGTGTGGAAAAGCTTGATGTTGTGGTTACTTTTAAGGATCTGGTCAGCGATGATCTTCTTGTGCCCGGAACTCAGGTAAAGTGCATATTCCCTGAAATGATACGGGATAAGAAAAAAGTAAATGCGTTTGTCGGGGTGATTACAAGCAAGTCCGAGAACAAGGGCATGGTCATAACTCGCCAATCTTCATTTGGTTTTATCAAACGCAGGGTCTTTGCGCGGCGTAAAGTTGCGGATCAGCGCTACATTAAAATCAAAATCTGGCGTCTTGAAGCCGAGGATTATGATGTAGATTTTATTTTGGATAATATTGAGTCGGATGTACTTATTGATAACCGTAAATTTCACACTCCTAATCCCGCAGTGCCGCAAGTTCTGGATATTTCAAAGGGCGGTATCGCTTTGACCGCTATTTTCAGGCAGGGCGGGAATGTTATCGCTCGCACTGACAAGGTCCTTTTATGTATGTTGATTTATCAGCCGGCGCGTAAAACTTTTCAACCTCATTTGATCTACGCAGAGGCCCGGGCTGCACGTCCTATGGGGCGTGGGATGACTAGACTTAGTTTTCAGTTCTTGCGCAGTTTGGCTATCCCTCCCCGCAAACGCAGTACCCTGTTTAAAGGACAAGCTGTTATGGCTATGAGTCTTGCCCACCCAGAAAGGGAAAATTAGTTTATGAAAAAGATATTGCTTCTGGTTCTGTTTTTGGTCCTTGTTGCCTGTGAACGCTCTGTGTCAGTAGAAGTTGAAGAAACCGATCATTCAGGTGTTTATCCTGACAAAGTTGTTCTTGGTGCTTCACTCGCCCTTAAGGGACATGCCAGTTATCTCGGAACTCAGACCATTCATGGGGCTCTTGCTTATCTTAAGCATATCAATGAGCAGGGCGGAATTCACGGTCGTGAAGTTGAAGTAGTAACATATGATGATTCCTATGATCCGCCAAAGTGTTTGATCAATACCCAGAAGCTGCTCATAGACGATAAAATTTTTGCTCTATTCTGCTATGTAGGAACCCCCACAACGGTAGAGGTTTTGCCGCTGGTAGAGGATGCACGTATTCCTTTGCTCGGAATGTTTACCGGAGCGGATGCCCTGCGTAAGCCCTTCAACCGCTATGTGATTAACATCCGTCCTTCATATTATCAGGAAACCCGCGAAGCCGTGCGACATATGGTCGAGGACCTTGGCATTACGAAAATTGCTGTTTTTTACCAATATGACGCCTTCGGTTTTGACGGTCTTACCGGAACAGAATTGGCATTGAAGGATTTTGATCTTGAGCCGGTAGCAAGAGGCTCTTATACCCGGGGTTCATTAGATGTCAGCGAGGGAGTTGAGCGCATCAAGGATTCCGGGGCGCAGGCGGTATTCATGATAGGAACCAGTGGGCCGTGTATTAAGTTCATGAACCATTTGCAGCAGGAGGGACTTTCTCCTGTCTACTACACCGTTTCATTTATGGGCGCGCGTGAATTTGCTAGGCACCTGAAATCGGACAAGGAACTTGTGATCATGTCGCAAGTGGTTCCGCCTTTTGCTGATGACCGTGATTTATCCAGCTCCGAAGCTGCCAGCTATATTGAATTGTTAAAGAGATATTATCCTGAGGACACACCAAACCTTGTGGGACTGGAAGGTTTTTTCAATGCCCGCATTCTTGTGGAAGGTTTGCGTCGCAGTGGGCGGGATCTGGATCGAGAGGTCTTTATCAAGGCTATTGAGTCTATGGATAAATATGAAATAGCACCGGGAATAACTGTTTCATACGGTAAGCACGACCATCAGGGCATGGATAAAGTCTATTTTACCCGTTTCAAAAACGGCAGGTTCGAGTTGATAAGAAATTGGGCTGAGTTAAAGCAGGGGACATTGAAATGAAAAAGATTTCAATGCAGGAACTTGTTGAGCGTTTTTCCGGTCTTACCCTCAAGAATAAAATTTTTATCTCTACTCTGGGGGTTATCCTGATCATCAGCGCTATTATTGCGTTGCTGGCCCGCTGGATTCTTGTGTCCTCATTGACCAAAGAGCTTGAGTTGCGCGGAGTAGCAATTGCCTATTCCATTGCTGAGCGCGGGGCCGGATACATTCTGGATAAAGATTATCCCAAGCTGCTCAGCCTTGCTTTCGAGGAAGCCAAACTTCGTGAACGGCAGCACCTGATCACTTACATATATATCTTGGACAAGGACGGTAAGGTGCTTTGCCACACTTTTACCAAGCCTTTTCCCGGAAAACTGGCTCAAGCCAATCCCGTACCTGAGGAAGCAGACAAGTCTTTGCGACTTATCGATCTGGGGAAAACCTCAGCTTACGACATCGCCGTACCTATCAAAGAAGGTTTGTACCGAATCGGAACAGTGCATGTGGGGCTGAACAAAATTCATATCGACCAGCTCGTCTCCACTCTCCGATTTACGTTTTTGGGTTTTATTTCATTTGTGGTTGTGATCATCTTTTGGATCAGTCACAGGCTGGCGAAATATATTACGCAACCTGTAAGTACTCTGACCCGTGTTTCAGATGAGCTTTCCAAAGGCAATTTTGATATCAGTCTGGATCTGCTTGCGGGTGGATCGGACTGGAATCCTTCCGCCTGTCCTGCCTACTACAATACGGATTTTCCCTGCTGGCATTTTGACCTGTCTACCAACGATGATAATCGTGAAGCGGATGGACGACCCAATCGCCAAAAATGCCGGGACTGTCATTTCTATTACAAGC contains the following coding sequences:
- a CDS encoding ABC transporter substrate-binding protein yields the protein MHKALSTLALLLLTFVLLSSPASAGKHNTFLLGMSAAFTGPSKGLGIELYRGSTAYFNHINAQGGINGHKVVIKFLDDGYNPEPAIRNTIKLVEKDKVTALFNYVGTPTVTRVLPVIKHFNSQEPEFLFFPFTGAQPQREFPYEEYVFNLRASYRQETWGLVHNLYMIGRHRIAVFYQADAYGRSGWDGIRKALKEKDLDIVAETTYRRGASFNDSMQEQVEIIKKGNPDAIISVGAYEACAAFVRDARDAGIDVPICNLSFVGSENMLELLDDLSRSSGKDYTRDLVNSQTVPSYEDTSLPAVREYREAMAKNPPPPEGFGKDYTPLEFSFISFEGFLNAKVMAKILEKVSMPQYEGNIYSATLSIRNLDIGIGTDINFGRGKHQGLDEVYYTTVSDGKFVPLKNWMRWNK
- a CDS encoding HD domain-containing phosphohydrolase — translated: MNAGLNPEIRLKKIIKPKKLKSFLKKALPLLPEGSVLCVYIDGTPIFCAEPVRHSFEETILSPVKNPAGDNLCLGAFIQNRDNLSEPELQHIKSVLEFTSFAIANYIESETARRLIGEETLSKYRELALLHRSIVELNNSLRLKDVITALTNECKTSALPAEMGAVYLPEEDGFTVFDSFGNFSVDQSQQLVECSLFKDIISSLRGEIINDVSKDTRCREKLSSNIRSMLIMPIPSPNVCEGVLVLTSCAPNAFNAAHLKHVATLSSVAGISISNAYNFESIRVLMDALLKALAEAIDARDPFTAGHSERVAHLAVSFARQISNDNAKFAYINFSDEHLREIFYSGILHDIGKIGIKEEVLTKKTRLPKSMVDVIGMRLKLFGIHHMHEWEDDYKRIKQINQSLSPAQEDLDFVDSISTVKFKVNGSTIHMLQPDERKCLTVRRGNLTAEERMEIERHPAESKRILEHIPFQDDLSQLLTIIGQHHERLDGSGYPEGLFAEDILIQSRILAIVDIYDAITQERHYKPATPKERALKILALEAAEGKLDQNLVDLFIAKISDIETGAESINLDRPVSTRFCKTPRSNMN
- a CDS encoding response regulator transcription factor; the protein is MAGKILVVDDEVHIRMLLEQTLEELEDDHGVELLTAENGEEGLDCIREECPELVFLDIMMPYMNGYEVCQAVREDPALSTVKIILLTAKGQEADRKHGLELGAERYMTKPFDPDEILEVAKSILNIED
- a CDS encoding ABC transporter substrate-binding protein translates to MKKILLLVLFLVLVACERSVSVEVEETDHSGVYPDKVVLGASLALKGHASYLGTQTIHGALAYLKHINEQGGIHGREVEVVTYDDSYDPPKCLINTQKLLIDDKIFALFCYVGTPTTVEVLPLVEDARIPLLGMFTGADALRKPFNRYVINIRPSYYQETREAVRHMVEDLGITKIAVFYQYDAFGFDGLTGTELALKDFDLEPVARGSYTRGSLDVSEGVERIKDSGAQAVFMIGTSGPCIKFMNHLQQEGLSPVYYTVSFMGAREFARHLKSDKELVIMSQVVPPFADDRDLSSSEAASYIELLKRYYPEDTPNLVGLEGFFNARILVEGLRRSGRDLDREVFIKAIESMDKYEIAPGITVSYGKHDHQGMDKVYFTRFKNGRFELIRNWAELKQGTLK